The following proteins come from a genomic window of Solea solea chromosome 3, fSolSol10.1, whole genome shotgun sequence:
- the ppargc1a gene encoding peroxisome proliferator-activated receptor gamma coactivator 1-alpha isoform X5 yields the protein MTEMSQSQCAALVGEDQPLCPDLPELDLSELDVSDLDADSFLGGLKWYSDQSEIISTQYGNEASNLFEKIDEENEANLLAVLTETLDSIPVDEDGLPSFEALADGDVTNASDRSCPSSPDGSPRTPEPEEPSLLKKLLLAPANSQLSYNQYTGGKAQNHAASSNHRIRPPPAVVKTESPWNGKARGGSGLQNRPVRRPCTELLKYLTATDDILLHTKASDAKSTWGGASGRDKSGLGLGASSSSSSPSSSSTSSFSSLSSTSSSSSTASKKKSAVSSQQQQQQQQQPHHQRGESQAAGKGSVAGVGAGKWQHCTHDGGIEESEGASISVSHRTSTCGHACPKLEHGLPSEEGRPPGDVARLAAARFIRYMHSYSLPPREVSHSCEHCREAVGATQASKGFGRQGRSKNSGACRAPRRHIRVTIKKRDEKPGHPLLSQLLTSKQRPAQYLAHYSQPKITPLPLSLGKLTGKRYETKSQAGSKVEVEKFRGTTDLKNCGANQAKKVDLVPMLSPLALDLESWVSQSDPGLDIGFGLELDWPIQGGIGEDVDHGDDYDGVDGVDDDDHVRNSPTAGLSQGPASPLFPDTRNAEPTPPCIIQGQGNPHRQALSEHPDDQGHPLLAKPTTLPLPLTPESPNDHKGSPFENKTIERTLSVEIAGTPGLTPPTTPPHKASQENPFKASLKTKLSSCSSSALACKRAKLTELGPSALAPASGASGGGPNRKGPEQTELYAQLSKASTTLPYPATQRTVAGSLEEHRSTSNNKRVAPRGYSDHDYCQASARKDGGAATVTTAAAAEMTVTSGATAAPMPATCIVEDSHVECKDSAMPPSSSSSSSSRAPSSTSSGPLAKQQNFASVDGEAVQVQGKQTLTQTTEIPSQEASTDRDQHHPSAISRKLLCDQEIRAELNKHFGYPLKNLYSKGGQEREADSKANKAAALQSPEERVDDFSSKRQSGSSYLHPGFLPFHDELELGEGRESRFLYPWEGTPLDLLFDCPPCSPSCSPPSSCSPSRGSVSPPSSLLLLPGRPFYWTSSGSRSRSRSHSGSRSSSSHYRRRSLSSSPDRRPSSWSRHNTDSSTFRSRTHKSPHPQSRSPLSRRPRYDSYEEYQHEKLKREEYRRDYEKREFERAEQRERQRQKAIEERRVVYVGRLRSNCTRTELKRRFEVFGEIEDCAVNLRDDGDNFGFITYRYTCDAFAALENGHTLRRSNEPQFELCFGGQKQFCKSHYTDLDSHSDDFDPASTKSKYDSMDFDSLLREAQRSLRR from the exons AAGATAGATGAAGAAAATGAGGCCAACTTGCTGGCAGTGCTTACAGAGACCCTGGACAGCATCCCGGTGGATGAGGACGGATTGCCTTCATTTGAGGCCCTGGCAGATGGGGACGTGACCAATGCCAGTGACCGGAGCTGTCCCTCCTCCCCTGACGGCTCACCACGCACCCCAGAGCCTGAGGAGCCTTCTCTG CTGAAGAAGCTCCTTCTGGCTCCCGCAAACTCCCAGCTCAGCTATAATCAATACACAGGTGGCAAGGCACAGAACCATGCAGCCAGCAGCAACCACCGGATCAGACCACCACCTGCCGTCGTCAAG ACGGAGAGCCCCTGGAATGGCAAAGCAAGAGGGGGTTCCGGCTTACAGAACCGCCCGGTGAGGCGGCCTTGCACTGAGCTGCTGAAATACCTAACGGCCACCGATGACATCCTGCTCCACACCAAAGCCAGTGACGCCAAGAGCACGTGGGGTGGTGCCAGTGGCAGAGACAAGAGTGGCCTGGGTCTCGgcgcctcttcctcctcctcttcgccgtcctcgtcctccacctcctcattttcctccctctcctccacctcctcatcttcctccaccGCCTCCAAGAAGAAGTCAGCTGTGTCgtctcaacagcagcagcagcagcagcagcagccgcatcACCAGCGAGGTGAGAGCCAGGCTGCAGGCAAGGGTAGTGTGGCTGGTGTTGGGGCTGGGAAGTGGCAGCATTGCACTCACGATGGCGGTATTGAGGAGTCGGAAGGTGCTTCTATCTCTGTCAGCCACAGAACCTCCACCTGCGGCCATGCCTGCCCCAAACTGGAGCACGGGCTGCCCAGTGAAGAAGGAAGGCCGCCAGGCGATGTGGCCCGCCTGGCCGCCGCTAGGTTTATTAGGTATATGCATTCTTATTCCCTCCCTCCCAGAGAGGTGAGTCACAGCTGTGAGCATTGCCGAGAGGCTGTGGGCGCCACTCAGGCTAGTAAGGGCTTTGGCAGACAAGGCCGTAGCAAGAATAGTGGCGCTTGCCGTGCACCACGTAGGCACATCAGAGTGACTATTAAGAAAAGAGATGAGAAGCCAGGGCACCCCTTACTTAGCCAGCTGCTCACCTCCAAACAGAGACCTGCTCAGTATTTGGCCCACTATTCACAACCTAAGATCACTCCTTTGCCCCTCTCTCTGGGCAAATTGACAGGTAAGCGGTACGAGACTAAATCCCAGGCTGGTTCAAAGGTGGAGGTGGAAAAGTTCAGAGGTACCACTGATCTTAAAAACTGTGGAGCAAATCAGGCTAAGAAGGTGGACTTGGTGCCCATGTTGTCACCTCTTGCCTTAGACTTGGAGAGCTGGGTTAGCCAGTCAGATCCAGGGCTAGACATTGGCTTTGGACTAGAACTGGATTGGCCAATCCAGGGGGGCATTGGGGAGGATGTTGACCATGGTGATGATTACGATGGTGTTGatggtgttgatgatgatgaccatGTCAGGAACAGCCCCACAGCAGGGCTCTCACAGGGCCCAGCAAGCCCACTCTTCCCAGATACTAGAAATGCAGAGCCCACCCCTCCCTGCATCATACAAGGGCAAGGGAACCCACACAGGCAGGCGCTCAGCGAGCACCCAGACGACCAGGGCCACCCGTTGTTAG CCAAACCAACCACCTTGCCACTTCCTTTGACCCCAGAGTCTCCAAA TGACCACAAGGGATCACCGTTTGAGAACAAAACCATTGAACGCACATTAAGTGTGGAGATCGCTGGAACCCCAG GTCTGACACCACCTACCACGCCCCCACACAAAGCCAGTCAAGAGAATCCTTTCAAAGCATCGCTCAAAACCAAGTTGTCTTCATGTTCCTCCTCGGCCTTGGCATGCAAAAGAGCCAAGTTGACCGAGTTGGGCCCCAGCGCTCTGGCTCCGGCCTCAGGTGCCTCAGGCGGGGGCCCCAACAGGAAGGGTCCTGAACAGACTGAGCTTTATGCCCAGCTGAGCAAAGCGTCCACCACCCTCCCTTACCCCGCCACCCAACGCACAGTGGCGGGCAGTCTTGAGGAGCATCGCAGTACTAGCAACAATAAGCGGGTGGCGCCCCGTGGCTACAGTGACCATGATTATTGCCAAGCATCAGCTAGGAAGGATGGCGGCGCAGCCACTGTTACCACGGCTGCAGCAGCGGAAATGACAGTCACCTCAGGTGCCACTGCTGCTCCCATGCCTGCTACATGCATAGTGGAGGACAGTCATGTGGAATGTAAGGACTCAGCCATGCCAccatcctcttcatcatcttcatcttctcgCGCTCCATCATCAACTTCATCTGGTCCTTTGGCTAAGCAGCAGAATTTTGCCTCTGTGGATGGAGAAGCAGTTCAGGTCCAGGGGAAGCAGACACTTACACAAACCACTGAGATTCCCTCACAAGAGGCATCTACTGACAGGGACCAACATCACCCTTCTGCCATCAGCCGGAAGCTCCTATGCGACCAAGAAATCAGAGCAGAACTCAACAAGCACTTTGGTTACCCCTTAAAAAACCTCTACAGTAAGGGTGGTCAGGAGAGAGAAGCAGACAGCAAAGCAAACAAGGCTGCAGCCCTTCAGTCTCCTGAGGAGCGAGTGGATGACTTCTCCTCCAAGAGGCAGTCTGGCTCCAGCTACCTGCATCCAGGGTTCCTGCCCTTTCACGATGAGCTTGAGCTGGGTGAGGGCCGTGAGAGTCGTTTCCTCTACCCATGGGAGGGCACTCCTCTGGACCTTCTTTTTGACTGCCCCCCCTGCTCCCCCTCCTGTTCCCCACCATCCAGCTGCTCCCCTTCTCGAGGCTCTGTCTCCCcaccttcctctctcctcctcttgccTGGCAGGCCTTTCTACTGGACCAGTAGTGGGTCCCGCTCACGTTCTCGTTCCCACTCTGGCTCCCGAAGCTCCTCCTCACATTACCGCAGGCGCTCCCTCTCCAGCTCACCGGACAGACGTCCCTCCTCCTG GTCTCGTCACAACACAGATTCAAGCACTTTTCGTTCCCGGACTCACAAGAGCCCCCACCCTCAGTCTCGATCTCCTCTCAGCCGCAGGCCAAG GTATGACAGCTATGAGGAGTACCAGCACGAGAAGCTGAAGAGGGAGGAGTACCGCCGGGACTACGAAAAGCGGGAATTCGAAAGAGccgagcagagagagaggcaaaggCAGAAAGCAATA gaggagagacggGTGGTGTACGTTGGTCGACTGAGGTCCAACTGCACCCGGACGGAGTTGAAGCGCCGCTTTGAAGTGTTTGGCGAAATTGAAGACTGTGCAGTGAACTTGAGGGACGATGG GGACAATTTTGGCTTCATCACGTACCGCTACACTTGTGACGCCTTTGCCGCCCTTGAGAACGGACACACCTTACGCAGGTCAAATGAGCCTCAGTTCGAGCTGTGCTTTGGCGGACAAAAGCAGTTCTGCAAATCACATTACACAGACTTGG
- the ppargc1a gene encoding peroxisome proliferator-activated receptor gamma coactivator 1-alpha isoform X3: MAWDRCNQDSVWRELECAALVGEDQPLCPDLPELDLSELDVSDLDADSFLGGLKWYSDQSEIISTQYGNEASNLFEKIDEENEANLLAVLTETLDSIPVDEDGLPSFEALADGDVTNASDRSCPSSPDGSPRTPEPEEPSLLKKLLLAPANSQLSYNQYTGGKAQNHAASSNHRIRPPPAVVKTESPWNGKARGGSGLQNRPVRRPCTELLKYLTATDDILLHTKASDAKSTWGGASGRDKSGLGLGASSSSSSPSSSSTSSFSSLSSTSSSSSTASKKKSAVSSQQQQQQQQQPHHQRGESQAAGKGSVAGVGAGKWQHCTHDGGIEESEGASISVSHRTSTCGHACPKLEHGLPSEEGRPPGDVARLAAARFIRYMHSYSLPPREVSHSCEHCREAVGATQASKGFGRQGRSKNSGACRAPRRHIRVTIKKRDEKPGHPLLSQLLTSKQRPAQYLAHYSQPKITPLPLSLGKLTGKRYETKSQAGSKVEVEKFRGTTDLKNCGANQAKKVDLVPMLSPLALDLESWVSQSDPGLDIGFGLELDWPIQGGIGEDVDHGDDYDGVDGVDDDDHVRNSPTAGLSQGPASPLFPDTRNAEPTPPCIIQGQGNPHRQALSEHPDDQGHPLLAKPTTLPLPLTPESPNDHKGSPFENKTIERTLSVEIAGTPGLTPPTTPPHKASQENPFKASLKTKLSSCSSSALACKRAKLTELGPSALAPASGASGGGPNRKGPEQTELYAQLSKASTTLPYPATQRTVAGSLEEHRSTSNNKRVAPRGYSDHDYCQASARKDGGAATVTTAAAAEMTVTSGATAAPMPATCIVEDSHVECKDSAMPPSSSSSSSSRAPSSTSSGPLAKQQNFASVDGEAVQVQGKQTLTQTTEIPSQEASTDRDQHHPSAISRKLLCDQEIRAELNKHFGYPLKNLYSKGGQEREADSKANKAAALQSPEERVDDFSSKRQSGSSYLHPGFLPFHDELELGEGRESRFLYPWEGTPLDLLFDCPPCSPSCSPPSSCSPSRGSVSPPSSLLLLPGRPFYWTSSGSRSRSRSHSGSRSSSSHYRRRSLSSSPDRRPSSWSRHNTDSSTFRSRTHKSPHPQSRSPLSRRPRYDSYEEYQHEKLKREEYRRDYEKREFERAEQRERQRQKAIEERRVVYVGRLRSNCTRTELKRRFEVFGEIEDCAVNLRDDGDNFGFITYRYTCDAFAALENGHTLRRSNEPQFELCFGGQKQFCKSHYTDLDSHSDDFDPASTKSKYDSMDFDSLLREAQRSLRR, encoded by the exons AAGATAGATGAAGAAAATGAGGCCAACTTGCTGGCAGTGCTTACAGAGACCCTGGACAGCATCCCGGTGGATGAGGACGGATTGCCTTCATTTGAGGCCCTGGCAGATGGGGACGTGACCAATGCCAGTGACCGGAGCTGTCCCTCCTCCCCTGACGGCTCACCACGCACCCCAGAGCCTGAGGAGCCTTCTCTG CTGAAGAAGCTCCTTCTGGCTCCCGCAAACTCCCAGCTCAGCTATAATCAATACACAGGTGGCAAGGCACAGAACCATGCAGCCAGCAGCAACCACCGGATCAGACCACCACCTGCCGTCGTCAAG ACGGAGAGCCCCTGGAATGGCAAAGCAAGAGGGGGTTCCGGCTTACAGAACCGCCCGGTGAGGCGGCCTTGCACTGAGCTGCTGAAATACCTAACGGCCACCGATGACATCCTGCTCCACACCAAAGCCAGTGACGCCAAGAGCACGTGGGGTGGTGCCAGTGGCAGAGACAAGAGTGGCCTGGGTCTCGgcgcctcttcctcctcctcttcgccgtcctcgtcctccacctcctcattttcctccctctcctccacctcctcatcttcctccaccGCCTCCAAGAAGAAGTCAGCTGTGTCgtctcaacagcagcagcagcagcagcagcagccgcatcACCAGCGAGGTGAGAGCCAGGCTGCAGGCAAGGGTAGTGTGGCTGGTGTTGGGGCTGGGAAGTGGCAGCATTGCACTCACGATGGCGGTATTGAGGAGTCGGAAGGTGCTTCTATCTCTGTCAGCCACAGAACCTCCACCTGCGGCCATGCCTGCCCCAAACTGGAGCACGGGCTGCCCAGTGAAGAAGGAAGGCCGCCAGGCGATGTGGCCCGCCTGGCCGCCGCTAGGTTTATTAGGTATATGCATTCTTATTCCCTCCCTCCCAGAGAGGTGAGTCACAGCTGTGAGCATTGCCGAGAGGCTGTGGGCGCCACTCAGGCTAGTAAGGGCTTTGGCAGACAAGGCCGTAGCAAGAATAGTGGCGCTTGCCGTGCACCACGTAGGCACATCAGAGTGACTATTAAGAAAAGAGATGAGAAGCCAGGGCACCCCTTACTTAGCCAGCTGCTCACCTCCAAACAGAGACCTGCTCAGTATTTGGCCCACTATTCACAACCTAAGATCACTCCTTTGCCCCTCTCTCTGGGCAAATTGACAGGTAAGCGGTACGAGACTAAATCCCAGGCTGGTTCAAAGGTGGAGGTGGAAAAGTTCAGAGGTACCACTGATCTTAAAAACTGTGGAGCAAATCAGGCTAAGAAGGTGGACTTGGTGCCCATGTTGTCACCTCTTGCCTTAGACTTGGAGAGCTGGGTTAGCCAGTCAGATCCAGGGCTAGACATTGGCTTTGGACTAGAACTGGATTGGCCAATCCAGGGGGGCATTGGGGAGGATGTTGACCATGGTGATGATTACGATGGTGTTGatggtgttgatgatgatgaccatGTCAGGAACAGCCCCACAGCAGGGCTCTCACAGGGCCCAGCAAGCCCACTCTTCCCAGATACTAGAAATGCAGAGCCCACCCCTCCCTGCATCATACAAGGGCAAGGGAACCCACACAGGCAGGCGCTCAGCGAGCACCCAGACGACCAGGGCCACCCGTTGTTAG CCAAACCAACCACCTTGCCACTTCCTTTGACCCCAGAGTCTCCAAA TGACCACAAGGGATCACCGTTTGAGAACAAAACCATTGAACGCACATTAAGTGTGGAGATCGCTGGAACCCCAG GTCTGACACCACCTACCACGCCCCCACACAAAGCCAGTCAAGAGAATCCTTTCAAAGCATCGCTCAAAACCAAGTTGTCTTCATGTTCCTCCTCGGCCTTGGCATGCAAAAGAGCCAAGTTGACCGAGTTGGGCCCCAGCGCTCTGGCTCCGGCCTCAGGTGCCTCAGGCGGGGGCCCCAACAGGAAGGGTCCTGAACAGACTGAGCTTTATGCCCAGCTGAGCAAAGCGTCCACCACCCTCCCTTACCCCGCCACCCAACGCACAGTGGCGGGCAGTCTTGAGGAGCATCGCAGTACTAGCAACAATAAGCGGGTGGCGCCCCGTGGCTACAGTGACCATGATTATTGCCAAGCATCAGCTAGGAAGGATGGCGGCGCAGCCACTGTTACCACGGCTGCAGCAGCGGAAATGACAGTCACCTCAGGTGCCACTGCTGCTCCCATGCCTGCTACATGCATAGTGGAGGACAGTCATGTGGAATGTAAGGACTCAGCCATGCCAccatcctcttcatcatcttcatcttctcgCGCTCCATCATCAACTTCATCTGGTCCTTTGGCTAAGCAGCAGAATTTTGCCTCTGTGGATGGAGAAGCAGTTCAGGTCCAGGGGAAGCAGACACTTACACAAACCACTGAGATTCCCTCACAAGAGGCATCTACTGACAGGGACCAACATCACCCTTCTGCCATCAGCCGGAAGCTCCTATGCGACCAAGAAATCAGAGCAGAACTCAACAAGCACTTTGGTTACCCCTTAAAAAACCTCTACAGTAAGGGTGGTCAGGAGAGAGAAGCAGACAGCAAAGCAAACAAGGCTGCAGCCCTTCAGTCTCCTGAGGAGCGAGTGGATGACTTCTCCTCCAAGAGGCAGTCTGGCTCCAGCTACCTGCATCCAGGGTTCCTGCCCTTTCACGATGAGCTTGAGCTGGGTGAGGGCCGTGAGAGTCGTTTCCTCTACCCATGGGAGGGCACTCCTCTGGACCTTCTTTTTGACTGCCCCCCCTGCTCCCCCTCCTGTTCCCCACCATCCAGCTGCTCCCCTTCTCGAGGCTCTGTCTCCCcaccttcctctctcctcctcttgccTGGCAGGCCTTTCTACTGGACCAGTAGTGGGTCCCGCTCACGTTCTCGTTCCCACTCTGGCTCCCGAAGCTCCTCCTCACATTACCGCAGGCGCTCCCTCTCCAGCTCACCGGACAGACGTCCCTCCTCCTG GTCTCGTCACAACACAGATTCAAGCACTTTTCGTTCCCGGACTCACAAGAGCCCCCACCCTCAGTCTCGATCTCCTCTCAGCCGCAGGCCAAG GTATGACAGCTATGAGGAGTACCAGCACGAGAAGCTGAAGAGGGAGGAGTACCGCCGGGACTACGAAAAGCGGGAATTCGAAAGAGccgagcagagagagaggcaaaggCAGAAAGCAATA gaggagagacggGTGGTGTACGTTGGTCGACTGAGGTCCAACTGCACCCGGACGGAGTTGAAGCGCCGCTTTGAAGTGTTTGGCGAAATTGAAGACTGTGCAGTGAACTTGAGGGACGATGG GGACAATTTTGGCTTCATCACGTACCGCTACACTTGTGACGCCTTTGCCGCCCTTGAGAACGGACACACCTTACGCAGGTCAAATGAGCCTCAGTTCGAGCTGTGCTTTGGCGGACAAAAGCAGTTCTGCAAATCACATTACACAGACTTGG
- the ppargc1a gene encoding peroxisome proliferator-activated receptor gamma coactivator 1-alpha isoform X4 yields MAWDRCNQDSVWRELECAALVGEDQPLCPDLPELDLSELDVSDLDADSFLGGLKWYSDQSEIISTQYGNEASNLFEIDEENEANLLAVLTETLDSIPVDEDGLPSFEALADGDVTNASDRSCPSSPDGSPRTPEPEEPSLLKKLLLAPANSQLSYNQYTGGKAQNHAASSNHRIRPPPAVVKTESPWNGKARGGSGLQNRPVRRPCTELLKYLTATDDILLHTKASDAKSTWGGASGRDKSGLGLGASSSSSSPSSSSTSSFSSLSSTSSSSSTASKKKSAVSSQQQQQQQQQPHHQRGESQAAGKGSVAGVGAGKWQHCTHDGGIEESEGASISVSHRTSTCGHACPKLEHGLPSEEGRPPGDVARLAAARFIRYMHSYSLPPREVSHSCEHCREAVGATQASKGFGRQGRSKNSGACRAPRRHIRVTIKKRDEKPGHPLLSQLLTSKQRPAQYLAHYSQPKITPLPLSLGKLTGKRYETKSQAGSKVEVEKFRGTTDLKNCGANQAKKVDLVPMLSPLALDLESWVSQSDPGLDIGFGLELDWPIQGGIGEDVDHGDDYDGVDGVDDDDHVRNSPTAGLSQGPASPLFPDTRNAEPTPPCIIQGQGNPHRQALSEHPDDQGHPLLAKPTTLPLPLTPESPNDHKGSPFENKTIERTLSVEIAGTPGLTPPTTPPHKASQENPFKASLKTKLSSCSSSALACKRAKLTELGPSALAPASGASGGGPNRKGPEQTELYAQLSKASTTLPYPATQRTVAGSLEEHRSTSNNKRVAPRGYSDHDYCQASARKDGGAATVTTAAAAEMTVTSGATAAPMPATCIVEDSHVECKDSAMPPSSSSSSSSRAPSSTSSGPLAKQQNFASVDGEAVQVQGKQTLTQTTEIPSQEASTDRDQHHPSAISRKLLCDQEIRAELNKHFGYPLKNLYSKGGQEREADSKANKAAALQSPEERVDDFSSKRQSGSSYLHPGFLPFHDELELGEGRESRFLYPWEGTPLDLLFDCPPCSPSCSPPSSCSPSRGSVSPPSSLLLLPGRPFYWTSSGSRSRSRSHSGSRSSSSHYRRRSLSSSPDRRPSSWSRHNTDSSTFRSRTHKSPHPQSRSPLSRRPRYDSYEEYQHEKLKREEYRRDYEKREFERAEQRERQRQKAIEERRVVYVGRLRSNCTRTELKRRFEVFGEIEDCAVNLRDDGDNFGFITYRYTCDAFAALENGHTLRRSNEPQFELCFGGQKQFCKSHYTDLDSHSDDFDPASTKSKYDSMDFDSLLREAQRSLRR; encoded by the exons ATAGATGAAGAAAATGAGGCCAACTTGCTGGCAGTGCTTACAGAGACCCTGGACAGCATCCCGGTGGATGAGGACGGATTGCCTTCATTTGAGGCCCTGGCAGATGGGGACGTGACCAATGCCAGTGACCGGAGCTGTCCCTCCTCCCCTGACGGCTCACCACGCACCCCAGAGCCTGAGGAGCCTTCTCTG CTGAAGAAGCTCCTTCTGGCTCCCGCAAACTCCCAGCTCAGCTATAATCAATACACAGGTGGCAAGGCACAGAACCATGCAGCCAGCAGCAACCACCGGATCAGACCACCACCTGCCGTCGTCAAG ACGGAGAGCCCCTGGAATGGCAAAGCAAGAGGGGGTTCCGGCTTACAGAACCGCCCGGTGAGGCGGCCTTGCACTGAGCTGCTGAAATACCTAACGGCCACCGATGACATCCTGCTCCACACCAAAGCCAGTGACGCCAAGAGCACGTGGGGTGGTGCCAGTGGCAGAGACAAGAGTGGCCTGGGTCTCGgcgcctcttcctcctcctcttcgccgtcctcgtcctccacctcctcattttcctccctctcctccacctcctcatcttcctccaccGCCTCCAAGAAGAAGTCAGCTGTGTCgtctcaacagcagcagcagcagcagcagcagccgcatcACCAGCGAGGTGAGAGCCAGGCTGCAGGCAAGGGTAGTGTGGCTGGTGTTGGGGCTGGGAAGTGGCAGCATTGCACTCACGATGGCGGTATTGAGGAGTCGGAAGGTGCTTCTATCTCTGTCAGCCACAGAACCTCCACCTGCGGCCATGCCTGCCCCAAACTGGAGCACGGGCTGCCCAGTGAAGAAGGAAGGCCGCCAGGCGATGTGGCCCGCCTGGCCGCCGCTAGGTTTATTAGGTATATGCATTCTTATTCCCTCCCTCCCAGAGAGGTGAGTCACAGCTGTGAGCATTGCCGAGAGGCTGTGGGCGCCACTCAGGCTAGTAAGGGCTTTGGCAGACAAGGCCGTAGCAAGAATAGTGGCGCTTGCCGTGCACCACGTAGGCACATCAGAGTGACTATTAAGAAAAGAGATGAGAAGCCAGGGCACCCCTTACTTAGCCAGCTGCTCACCTCCAAACAGAGACCTGCTCAGTATTTGGCCCACTATTCACAACCTAAGATCACTCCTTTGCCCCTCTCTCTGGGCAAATTGACAGGTAAGCGGTACGAGACTAAATCCCAGGCTGGTTCAAAGGTGGAGGTGGAAAAGTTCAGAGGTACCACTGATCTTAAAAACTGTGGAGCAAATCAGGCTAAGAAGGTGGACTTGGTGCCCATGTTGTCACCTCTTGCCTTAGACTTGGAGAGCTGGGTTAGCCAGTCAGATCCAGGGCTAGACATTGGCTTTGGACTAGAACTGGATTGGCCAATCCAGGGGGGCATTGGGGAGGATGTTGACCATGGTGATGATTACGATGGTGTTGatggtgttgatgatgatgaccatGTCAGGAACAGCCCCACAGCAGGGCTCTCACAGGGCCCAGCAAGCCCACTCTTCCCAGATACTAGAAATGCAGAGCCCACCCCTCCCTGCATCATACAAGGGCAAGGGAACCCACACAGGCAGGCGCTCAGCGAGCACCCAGACGACCAGGGCCACCCGTTGTTAG CCAAACCAACCACCTTGCCACTTCCTTTGACCCCAGAGTCTCCAAA TGACCACAAGGGATCACCGTTTGAGAACAAAACCATTGAACGCACATTAAGTGTGGAGATCGCTGGAACCCCAG GTCTGACACCACCTACCACGCCCCCACACAAAGCCAGTCAAGAGAATCCTTTCAAAGCATCGCTCAAAACCAAGTTGTCTTCATGTTCCTCCTCGGCCTTGGCATGCAAAAGAGCCAAGTTGACCGAGTTGGGCCCCAGCGCTCTGGCTCCGGCCTCAGGTGCCTCAGGCGGGGGCCCCAACAGGAAGGGTCCTGAACAGACTGAGCTTTATGCCCAGCTGAGCAAAGCGTCCACCACCCTCCCTTACCCCGCCACCCAACGCACAGTGGCGGGCAGTCTTGAGGAGCATCGCAGTACTAGCAACAATAAGCGGGTGGCGCCCCGTGGCTACAGTGACCATGATTATTGCCAAGCATCAGCTAGGAAGGATGGCGGCGCAGCCACTGTTACCACGGCTGCAGCAGCGGAAATGACAGTCACCTCAGGTGCCACTGCTGCTCCCATGCCTGCTACATGCATAGTGGAGGACAGTCATGTGGAATGTAAGGACTCAGCCATGCCAccatcctcttcatcatcttcatcttctcgCGCTCCATCATCAACTTCATCTGGTCCTTTGGCTAAGCAGCAGAATTTTGCCTCTGTGGATGGAGAAGCAGTTCAGGTCCAGGGGAAGCAGACACTTACACAAACCACTGAGATTCCCTCACAAGAGGCATCTACTGACAGGGACCAACATCACCCTTCTGCCATCAGCCGGAAGCTCCTATGCGACCAAGAAATCAGAGCAGAACTCAACAAGCACTTTGGTTACCCCTTAAAAAACCTCTACAGTAAGGGTGGTCAGGAGAGAGAAGCAGACAGCAAAGCAAACAAGGCTGCAGCCCTTCAGTCTCCTGAGGAGCGAGTGGATGACTTCTCCTCCAAGAGGCAGTCTGGCTCCAGCTACCTGCATCCAGGGTTCCTGCCCTTTCACGATGAGCTTGAGCTGGGTGAGGGCCGTGAGAGTCGTTTCCTCTACCCATGGGAGGGCACTCCTCTGGACCTTCTTTTTGACTGCCCCCCCTGCTCCCCCTCCTGTTCCCCACCATCCAGCTGCTCCCCTTCTCGAGGCTCTGTCTCCCcaccttcctctctcctcctcttgccTGGCAGGCCTTTCTACTGGACCAGTAGTGGGTCCCGCTCACGTTCTCGTTCCCACTCTGGCTCCCGAAGCTCCTCCTCACATTACCGCAGGCGCTCCCTCTCCAGCTCACCGGACAGACGTCCCTCCTCCTG GTCTCGTCACAACACAGATTCAAGCACTTTTCGTTCCCGGACTCACAAGAGCCCCCACCCTCAGTCTCGATCTCCTCTCAGCCGCAGGCCAAG GTATGACAGCTATGAGGAGTACCAGCACGAGAAGCTGAAGAGGGAGGAGTACCGCCGGGACTACGAAAAGCGGGAATTCGAAAGAGccgagcagagagagaggcaaaggCAGAAAGCAATA gaggagagacggGTGGTGTACGTTGGTCGACTGAGGTCCAACTGCACCCGGACGGAGTTGAAGCGCCGCTTTGAAGTGTTTGGCGAAATTGAAGACTGTGCAGTGAACTTGAGGGACGATGG GGACAATTTTGGCTTCATCACGTACCGCTACACTTGTGACGCCTTTGCCGCCCTTGAGAACGGACACACCTTACGCAGGTCAAATGAGCCTCAGTTCGAGCTGTGCTTTGGCGGACAAAAGCAGTTCTGCAAATCACATTACACAGACTTGG